A part of Gossypium hirsutum isolate 1008001.06 chromosome A07, Gossypium_hirsutum_v2.1, whole genome shotgun sequence genomic DNA contains:
- the LOC107899356 gene encoding phosphoserine phosphatase, chloroplastic isoform X2, whose product MALKSSSLVIWILPGIEELVKKLKARNTDVYLIFGGFRQMINPVASILGISQENIFSNQLLFGSSGEFLGFDANEPTSRSGGKATAVQQIRKVKGYKALVMIGDGATDLEDFARH is encoded by the exons ATGGCTCTAAAGTCATCCTCTCTAGTCATTTG GATTTTGCCCGGCATTGAAGAATTAGTCAAGAAGCTGAAGGCAAGGAATACTGATGTATATCTAATTTTCGGGGGCTTCCGCCAAATGATCAAT CCTGTTGCATCAATCCTTGGAATTTCGCAAGAAAACATTTTTTCCAATCAGCTGCTCTTTGGAAGTTCCGGGGAGTTTTTGGGATTCGATGCTAATGAGCCCACTTCGAGGAGTGGAGGAAAAGCTACTGCTGTTCAGCAAATAAGAAAG GTTAAGGGATACAAGGCATTAGTCATGATTGGTGATGGTGCTACTGATCTTGAG GATTTCGCTCGGCATTGA
- the LOC107899356 gene encoding phosphoserine phosphatase, chloroplastic isoform X1: MALKSSSLVIWILPGIEELVKKLKARNTDVYLIFGGFRQMINPVASILGISQENIFSNQLLFGSSGEFLGFDANEPTSRSGGKATAVQQIRKVKGYKALVMIGDGATDLEVSKFILTFFRYS, encoded by the exons ATGGCTCTAAAGTCATCCTCTCTAGTCATTTG GATTTTGCCCGGCATTGAAGAATTAGTCAAGAAGCTGAAGGCAAGGAATACTGATGTATATCTAATTTTCGGGGGCTTCCGCCAAATGATCAAT CCTGTTGCATCAATCCTTGGAATTTCGCAAGAAAACATTTTTTCCAATCAGCTGCTCTTTGGAAGTTCCGGGGAGTTTTTGGGATTCGATGCTAATGAGCCCACTTCGAGGAGTGGAGGAAAAGCTACTGCTGTTCAGCAAATAAGAAAG GTTAAGGGATACAAGGCATTAGTCATGATTGGTGATGGTGCTACTGATCTTGAGGTTAGTAAATTCATCTTAACTTTCTTTAGATATAGTTAA
- the LOC107898192 gene encoding protein MAINTENANCE OF MERISTEMS-like, giving the protein MSYFELARFRSAVLIWTFDLWYDLISTLVERWRLKTHTLHLLCGQCTITLEDVTLQLELPFNGSTVTGISAISKPVTLCYNLLGVSLDDAELKFLGLRFSWLKANFKYLPINVTERDVMCAARAYIMHIIGGVLMSDANNNELGFRSTSYVVSRAFSDKKSFCYGHRWMPHIVAVLGNLPDAILGVG; this is encoded by the exons ATGTCATACTTTGAGTTAGCCAGATTCAGATCAGCGGTATTGATCTGGACATTTGATTTATGGTACGATTTAATTTCTACTTTGGTCGAGCGATGGCGCCTGAAGACCCACACTTTACATTTGTTATGTGGGCAGTGCACCATCACTCTGGAGGATGTTACACTACAACTTGAGCTCCCATTCAACGGTAGTACGGTAACAGGCATAAGTGCGATCTCTAAGCCAGTCACCCTTTGCTATAACCTACTGGGAGTCTCGCTCGATGATGCCGAGTTGAAATTTTTGGGTTTGAGGTTTTCATGGCTAAAGGCCAATTTCAAATATTTACCGATTAATGTCACTGAGCGAGATGTGATGTGTGCCGCTCGAGCATACATTATGCACATTATAGGAGGTGTACTCATGTCTGATGCAAACAACAACGAG TTGGGGTTTCGCAGTACTAGCTATGTTGTCTCGCGAGCTTTCTCGGACAAAAAATCCTTCTGCTATGGGCATAGATGGATGCCTCATATTGTTGCAGTCTTGGGCAATTTACCGGATGCTATTCTTGGCGTCGGTTAG